From a region of the Helianthus annuus cultivar XRQ/B chromosome 5, HanXRQr2.0-SUNRISE, whole genome shotgun sequence genome:
- the LOC110942606 gene encoding uncharacterized protein LOC110942606, with amino-acid sequence MPFVQVVGMTSTGKSFCIAHAVICKERRGNYVWVLERIKSILHESRKCKSGFDKEDWGKFMSYWRTLCESSSEPMYKYNLEKMYNRLVVANRESVYDYVYENWLKDYKEMFVYAWTDKCRNFGQRTTNRVESQHANLKRYITRGSSLERIARCIIDIVETQYDEIQKSFTESIEKTMNHHRHRMLDNLRGKVSHEALDLLEKELLRKMDVLRKLRKMEEMDFEGDIPEQPQRKRRARPPPDPLENHPYLEFPDESEAALRCEKLRKMHIGEHFAVSWKTLRKLEVEDWVRGFVPVDSPWDRLFELSFTPTYREILVEFLSSFEFHPRRPNEVVDPAQPPPPPEVSFRMAGQAREMSLAQFAVHSGLYTEAEIATDLYTKGLVMIDKPTLLGFWDLIADIRHWDHHQSKGRSTLIEDPLFRYLHKMISTSITARNKSREWCTSGDLFFLYCLLYKRPCALAYGLAQYFASAHHRQERGMLFGGAYVTKIAHSLGYHPENDRGRVGPATQPKRMGMNTVNGMQITKDFPCGKRLKKLDGTQYQLTELPEDFPLIYPPHDPEPPQPHVPAAVIPQPPQPRGPPGAPQFPRHVWPGADPSHERLLRNVERNNYLLECVAAALQQQRQHDGLPPLSFIADADWDQQQQQQQEQQQQHQEQQQ; translated from the exons ATGCCATTTGTCCAGGTTGTGGGTATGACGTCGACTGGGAAGTCTTTTTGTATCGCACATGCCGTTATTTGTAAAGAACGAAGGGGTAACTACGTGTGGGTGCTTGAGCGGATCAAGTCAATATTGCATGAAT CTAGAAAGTGCAAGTCAGGGTTCGATAAAGAAGATTGGGGGAAATTTATGTCGTACTGGCGGACATTGTGCGAATCTTCATCAGAGCCCATGTACAAGTACAACTTGGAGAAAATGTATAACCGACTCGTGGTTGCCAACCGAGAAA gTGTCTATGATTACGTCTACGAAAACTGGCTCAAAGACTATAAAGAAATGTTCGTTTATGCGTGGACCGATAAGTGTCGCAACTTTGGTCAGCGCACCAccaacagagttgagagccagcACGCAAATTTAAAAAGATACATTACGCGCGGGAGTTCATTGGAGCGAATAGCAAGATGCATCATTGATATAGTTGAAACTCAGTACGATGAAATACAAAAAAGTTTCACTGAGAGCATCGAAAAAACGATGAACCACCACAGACACCGAATGTTGGACAACCTACGTGGAAAGGTTTCCCATGAAGCACTTGATTTGCTGGAAAAAGagctactgaggaagatggatgtgTTGCGGAAacttag aaaaatggaGGAAATGGATTTCGAAGGAGATATTCCGGAGCAGCCGCAGCGGAAACGGCGGGCGCGTCCACCGCCGGATCCTCTAGAGAATCACCCCTATTTGGAGTTTCCGGACGAGTCCGAGGCTGCTCTCCGTTGCGAGAAGCTTCGGAAGATGCATATTGGTGAACATTTTGCGGTTTCGTGGAAAACCCTCCGGAAGCTTGAGGTTGAAGATTGGGTGCGGGGGTTTGTTCCCGTTGATTCACCGTGGGATCGTCTGTTTGAGCTATCGTTTACGCCGACCTACAGGGAGATACTAGTCGAGTTTCTATCGTCGTTCGAGTTTCATCCTCGTCGGCCAAATGAGGTTGTGGACCCCGCGCAGCCCCCTCCCCCGCCCGAGGTTTCTTTTCGCATGGCTGGCCAGGCGCGCGAAATGTCACTTGCACAGTTTGCGGTGCATAGCGGTTTGTATACGGAGGCTGAGATTGCTACGGATCTTTATACGAAG GGGCTCGTAATGATTGATAAACCCACGCTATTAGGATTTTGGGATCTGATCGCGGACATCCGTCATTGGGACCACCACCAATCCAAGGGGAGGAGTACGCTGATTGAGGATCCGCTCTTCAG GTATTTGCACAAGATGATTTCCACTTCGATCACTGCTCGAAACAAAAGCCGGGAGTGGTGTACGAGTGGTGACTTGTTCTTTTTATATTGCCTCTTATACAAGAGGCCGTGCGCTCTCGCCTACGGGTTGGCGCAGTATTTCGCCTCCGCGCATCATCGACAGGAGCGCGGAATGCTATTCGGCGGCGCCTACGTGACCAAGATAGCCCATTCGTTGGGCTATCATCCGGAGAACGACCGCGGCCGTGTAGGCCCGGCGACACAGCCAAAGCGGATGGGGATGAACACAGTAAACGGGATGCAAATTACCAAAGACTTTCCATGCGGGAAGCGGTTAAAGAAACTGGACGGCACGCAATACCAGCTTACGGAACTGCCAGAAGACTTCCCTCTGATTTATCCCCCGCACGATCCGGAGCCGCCGCAGCCGCATGTGCCGGCCGCCGTTATTCCGCAGCCACCACAGCCGCGTGGACCACCCGGGGCGCCCCAGTTCCCACGCCATGTTTGGCCCGGTGCTGACCCGTCACATGAGCGGCTGCTTCGAAACGTTGaaagaaacaattatttgttagAGTGTGTGGCTGCGGCGCTGCAGCAGCAGCGACAGCATGACGGGTTACCTCCACTATCCTTCATTGCGGATGCGGACTGggatcagcagcagcagcagcagcaggagcagcagcagcagcatcaggagCAGCAGCAGTAG